A window of Streptomyces sp. Je 1-332 genomic DNA:
ACATCGCCACCTTCGCCTCCGCGGCCTGGCTGTACGAGACGGGCTTCAACCACTTCTTCCACGGCAAGGAGGGGGACGGCTCCGGCGACCAGCTCTACATCCAGGGCCACGCCTCCCCCGGCATCTACGCCCGCGCCTTCCTCGACGGCCGTCTGAACGAGGCGCAGCTCGACAACTTCCGGCGCGAGTCCGGCGGCGACGGCCTGCCGTCCTACCCGCACCCGCGTCGTCTGCCCTGGCTGTGGGAGTTCCCGACCGTCTCCATGGGCCTCGGCCCCCTGTCGGCGATCTACCAGGCGCGCTTCAACCGCTACCTCACCAACCGCAACATCAAGGACGTCTCCGCCTCGCACGTGTGGGCGTTCCTCGGTGACGGCGAGATGGACGAGCCCGAGTCGACGGCAGCCCTCGCGCTCGCCGCGCGTGAGGGTCTGGACAACCTCACGTACGTCATCAACTGCAACCTGCAGCGTCTCGACGGCCCCGTCCGCGCCAACTTCCGCGTGGTGCAGGAGCTGGAGGCCCAGTTCCGCGGCGCAGGCTGGAACGTCATCAAGGTCCTGTGGGGCAACGCCTGGGACGAGCTGTTCAAGCTCGACACCAACGGCGCGCTCGTACGCCGCCTGCGTGAGGTACCGGACGCCCAGTTCCAGACGTACGCGACGCGCGACGCCGCCTACATCCGCGAGCACTTCTTCGGCTCCGAGCCCGCGCTCGTCGAGCTCGGCAAGCTGCTCAGCGACGACAAGATCAGCGAGTGCTTCCACCTCTCGCGCGGTGGCCACGAGGCCCGCAAGGTCTACGCGGCCTACCGTGCGGCGCTCACCCACAAGGGCGCGCCGACCGTGATCCTCGCGCAGACGGTCAAGGGCTTCACGCTGGGCAAGGGCTTCGAGTCCAAGAACGCCAACCACCAGATGAAGAAGCTCACGGTGGACGAGTTCAAGGACATGCGCGACCTCCTCGAGCTGCCGATCTCGGACAGCCAGTTCGTCGACGGCGTGGTGCCCTATGGCCACCCGGGCGCCGACTCCCCCGAGGTCCGCTACCTCCAGGAGCGCCGTGCCGCCCTCGGCGGCCCGGCCCCGGCCCGCCGCACGCAGCCCCTCTCCCCGCTGCCCGCCCCGGCCGACAAGGCGTTCGCCTCGTTCGACAAGGGCTCGGGCTCGCAGTCGATCGCGACGACCATGGCCTTCGTACGCCTGGTGAAGGACCTCGTACGCGACAAGGAAACCGGTAAGCGCTGGGTGCCGATCGTCCCCGACGAGGCGCGCACGTTCGGCATGGAGTCGCTCTTCCCGTCGCTCGGCATCTACTCGCCGAAGGGCCAGACGTACGAGCCGGTCGACCGCGACCAGCTGATGTACTACAAGGAGGCCAAGGACGGCCAGATCCTCAACGAGGGGATCACCGAGGCCGGCTCCATGGCGGACTTCATCGCCGCGTCGTCGTCGTACGCGACGCACGGCGAAGCCATGATCCCGTTCTACATCTTCTACTCGATGTTCGGCTGGCAGCGCACGGCCGACCAGATGTGGCAGCTCGGCGACCAGCTCGGCCGCGGCTTCCTCGTCGGCGCCACCGCGGGACGTACGACGCTGACGGGCGAGGGTCTGCAGCACGCGGACGGTCACTCGCCGGTGATCGCAGCGACGAACCCCGCCGCCCTGACGTAC
This region includes:
- the aceE gene encoding pyruvate dehydrogenase (acetyl-transferring), homodimeric type, encoding MTDPSAIQPSELDQLPDRDPEETAEWQASLDAVTQAAGPHRAAYLMRRTLERAEGAGLALPKLLETDYVNTIPTSAEPAIEGDEAMEQRIAAWNRWNAAAMVTRGSKYGVGGHIATFASAAWLYETGFNHFFHGKEGDGSGDQLYIQGHASPGIYARAFLDGRLNEAQLDNFRRESGGDGLPSYPHPRRLPWLWEFPTVSMGLGPLSAIYQARFNRYLTNRNIKDVSASHVWAFLGDGEMDEPESTAALALAAREGLDNLTYVINCNLQRLDGPVRANFRVVQELEAQFRGAGWNVIKVLWGNAWDELFKLDTNGALVRRLREVPDAQFQTYATRDAAYIREHFFGSEPALVELGKLLSDDKISECFHLSRGGHEARKVYAAYRAALTHKGAPTVILAQTVKGFTLGKGFESKNANHQMKKLTVDEFKDMRDLLELPISDSQFVDGVVPYGHPGADSPEVRYLQERRAALGGPAPARRTQPLSPLPAPADKAFASFDKGSGSQSIATTMAFVRLVKDLVRDKETGKRWVPIVPDEARTFGMESLFPSLGIYSPKGQTYEPVDRDQLMYYKEAKDGQILNEGITEAGSMADFIAASSSYATHGEAMIPFYIFYSMFGWQRTADQMWQLGDQLGRGFLVGATAGRTTLTGEGLQHADGHSPVIAATNPAALTYDPAFAYEVAAIVKDGLRRMYGEAAPGEDQNVFYYLTVYNEPMPQPAKPAGVDEGIVKGLYRFNTAETAGHSPAANASRIQLIGSGTAIHWTLAAQKMLAEEWGVAADVWSATSWTELRRDALEADEAILRGEERIPYVRTALDGAQGPVLAVSDYMRQVPDQIAQWVEQDYSSLGADGFGLSDTRDAARRHFGIDAESIVVASLAQLARRGEVPASAVKEARAKYGL